CGATAGAACTGCCTTGTTTGGCGGATTATACGTCTTACAACTATGGTTGAGCAACGACCGGAAGTCCTAGCCACCCTGTCCCAAAGTTCGGGGTAATGATCATCTTGCTCGCCTTAGGGTCTTATGGATGACAACAGAATGTATGAGCTGACCCCTTCCCATTCACATCATGCTGCAGCCACCATTAACACTGAGCGTCTGCCCCGTTATGTAACCGGCAGCATCAGACGCCAGAAATATCACCGCGTTGGCGATATCCTGGGGTTTCCCTAATCGACGAAGAGGATACAGCTTGATGATCTTCTCCATAGACCCTGGGGGGAACATGTCGATGCTTTTCTGCCACACACTCATCTCCCCGATTTCGTCGCGTTCGGGAATGGTCAGAGCCGGACAAACCACATTCAGCCGTATCCCTTTAGGTCCGTTCTCCCTGGCAACCGCCTTGGTGAAAGCGATAACTCCTCCCTTCATCCCGGCATACACCGCTTCCTTGTATTCGCCCAAACGACCCGCTTCCGAGCCAATGTTGATGATGGATCCGTTCTTTTGCGCTATCATCGGCCCAAGAACCGCCCTGGTGCAGTTGAGCACACTCCTATAATTGATTGCTATCAGTTTGTCCCAAATCTCAGGAGTAGAGTCAACAAACAGCATCGGATAATCGACACCAACATTATTCACCAGCACATCGATTCGCCCAAACTTATCGAGAACCGTCTTTACCGCCCCTTCCACTTTCGCTATATCGGTAACATCTCCCTTGACTGCCATCGCCTCCTGTGCTCCCTGTCTCCGAGCTTCGGCAACGGTCTTTTCCCCTTGATCCGTATCAAGATCGATAATTACTAGATTCACCCGTTCCCTCGCAAATGCCAATGAAATCGCTCGCCCGATGCTTGACCCCCCCCCAGTAACCATGACCGTCTTCTCAGCTAAACCTAAATCCATTTTCCTTTTCCTCCGTGTTCATCCCAGTACGCAAGACGCCATCTTCTGTCCACTCACTGGACAGAATAGCAACCATCGACCAATAGCGCATGTCCGGTGCAATAAGAGGCAGCATCTGATGAGAGCCACACGATGGCGTTCGCGATCTCCTCAGGTTCGGCAAGCCGCCCAATCGGCGTCGCATCTACCACCACCTTCTGAAAGATTTCCGGCGCATCCCGCTTGGTGGGCTCAAAAATGGGCGTCATCGTGTTCCCCGGGCAGACAGCATTCACCCGGATATTGTTTTTGACATATGCCAGCGCCGTGGATTTGGTCAACCCTACTACACCATGTTTGCTGGCCACGTAAGCCGCATTATAGGGGGTAGCCACCACCCCCATTG
Above is a genomic segment from Dehalococcoidia bacterium containing:
- a CDS encoding SDR family oxidoreductase, translating into MDLGLAEKTVMVTGGGSSIGRAISLAFARERVNLVIIDLDTDQGEKTVAEARRQGAQEAMAVKGDVTDIAKVEGAVKTVLDKFGRIDVLVNNVGVDYPMLFVDSTPEIWDKLIAINYRSVLNCTRAVLGPMIAQKNGSIINIGSEAGRLGEYKEAVYAGMKGGVIAFTKAVARENGPKGIRLNVVCPALTIPERDEIGEMSVWQKSIDMFPPGSMEKIIKLYPLRRLGKPQDIANAVIFLASDAAGYITGQTLSVNGGCSMM